The following coding sequences lie in one Engraulis encrasicolus isolate BLACKSEA-1 unplaced genomic scaffold, IST_EnEncr_1.0 scaffold_41_np1212, whole genome shotgun sequence genomic window:
- the LOC134443995 gene encoding merozoite surface protein CMZ-8-like, producing the protein MNKELDLLVQASNGRVNAAYGDVLACSLCDYASKRLDKHLLSQHGQLTDDQRAALRFEATKSKAIDELRKLRASGQLLVSTIDLTPEQLAALGNPPPASDASSSSTPAVGPSSSTSTSAPSTPAVGPSSSTCSSPLPPPPTSPPTSPLPPPSTSSSAAPPPRPPPPTGPSTAHAAGPAACPACREKDLKIFQLERQVAQLRAVALAQGRSVQAPAAAAAAAAAAQDPGGAVQRAKKACRPTKKYCKNTRSIILWTLLQRRTQRTQPRGLILPGIICAWPRNSGSPPGIWSF; encoded by the exons ATGAACAAGGAGCTGGACCTCCTGGTCCAGGCTTCCAATGGCCG GGTCAATGCAGCATACGGAGATGTGCTGGCGTGCAGTCTCTGTGACTACGCATCGAAGAGACTGGACAAGCACCTGCTCAGCCAGCATGGCCAGCTCACA GACGACCAGCGCGCGGCCTTGCGTTTTGAGGCCACCAAATCCAAGGCCATAGACGAGCTGAGGAAGCTGAGGGCCAGCGGTCAGCTGCTGGTCAGCACCATTGACCTGACCCCCGAGCAGCTGGCCGCGCTCGGCAACCCCCCACCCGCCTccgatgcctcctcctcctccacccccgctgtcggcccttcctcctctacctccacctctgctccctccacccccgctgtcggcccttcctcctctacctgctcctctcctctacctcctcctcctacctctcctcctacctctcctctacctcctccttctacctcctcctctgccgctcctcctcctcgaccTCCTCCTCCCACCGGCCCCTCCACTGCCCACGCCGCCGGCCCTGCCGCGTGCCCTGCATGCAGGGAAAAGGATCTCAAAATCTTCCAACTTGAGCGGCAGGTGGCGCAGCTGCGGGCTGTCGCCCTGGCCCAGGGCAGAAGCGTCcaggccccagcagcagcagcagcagcagcagcagcagcgcaggACCCGGGGGGCGCGGTTCAGAGAGCCAAAAAAGCTTGCCGGCCTACG AAAAAATATTGCAAAAATACAAGGAGCATTATACTGTGGACTCTCCTACAAAGAAGGACACAGAGAACACAACCCAGAGGGTTAATCTTGCCAGGGATTATCTGTGCCTGGCCGCGAAACAGCGGGTCCCCACCGGGGATCTGGAGTTTCTAA